Sequence from the Melanotaenia boesemani isolate fMelBoe1 chromosome 21, fMelBoe1.pri, whole genome shotgun sequence genome:
TGGGGAGGTGGCCATGACCTGCCTGGTCACCATGGTGGTGCTGCTGGTGGCGGTCAATGGTAGGACGAAAACTCCGCTTGCCCCATTTCTGGTGGGCTGTACTGTCATCATCAACGTCTTAGCAGGGTGAGAAAAAAGGACGATTACAACACAGCTGACCATACGTCCGCTGTTTATAGTGTTAAACATTTACACCCAGTGTGACATATGAGTGCACTTTTAATTATCACACTCAGCAAGAAATACAGAATACACTCAGGGATAGGTAAGGACATGTCTATGAGTAAGGGTGATTATATAGGTGTCGGTTTAAATCAAGTTCTATCTTCTGCTTTGTGTGATATGTGGCTTTTTAGTGTATGTAAAAGGTATGTAAAGTTACAAAGCTCAAGGTTCTACTGTATATGGTGAGCTAATTTTGTTGTTAGCCATTGGTTGTTATGAAGGACCTCTTGGAAACAGAACTGAAGGTAAACAGATCTTTAATATCTCACTCTTGGCACAGATAATCAGAATACATAGAGCTGGGAAAAGGCATGCGCTGGGTACGATGGATCCATGAGAGTCGGGACCGGGAAAGGGGGAGCAGGAAGGTCCAGTGTTGCTGAAACGAGGTCCGACCAGGACTGAGTGAAGCTGGGGTTTATGAAGCCGGGTGGTAGATTGATTGCAGGTGTGATTAATCAGAACTCTGAGTGACTGGGGTGATGACTGGCTGGGGGGGTGTGTCCGTGGTGAGTCTGATGCAGGTGTATTGGTTAGTTTACtgctgtttttaaacctttgaGTTTGACATTAAACTATTGTCATCTCTGACTTTTTTGGAACCAGAAGTGACCAAATTTGGTTAAGAGTTGGAGGGCTGAAGAGTGGTATCTGACAGGACAGTTTTTCTGACAGCTATCAGTTTATCACTGAAATTGTATTGGAAATGTTCAGATGAGGCTAATTTGGTTAAAAACTCCACAATAACAAAGGACACTTTGATGTGATAATCACTTATGcgtaattaaaagcaagtatagCTATTTTCTGCCTGAGATTAGCTGCTTACTGATTTGATTTTCTACTACATTTAGATTCACATGTGATAATACTCAGTGGTAGGTTTATGATGGACTTGCTTAACTGCCATTTGAAAGGTTTACCTCCTCCTGACTTTCTGCAAGTTATGCTAGCATAATAAAGCAAAAGACCCTAAATTCAGTACAACATAGCCCATCGCTTTTAAATATGAATACGAAGTGAGACTTTAAACACAAAGTGAATTCTAACTTTCTGTGGTGTGCAAAATACTCTTCAGAgatttttgcttttgctttttttttttttttttttgtaaacacacGCATGTCTTCCATAGAAAACACTACATATTGGGCATGGTAGTTGTTGTGACCAAGTAAGAGTAGATTAGGCTTTTTAGAAAAGGGGGGAAGCCTTAAAGCTTAAAGAGATAGGAACCAAAACGGAGTGTTTTCAGGGAACATGACAAGAAACTGTCGTAATGGACAGTAGCTATGTGAAAAATTGTGTTATTACTCAAATTAAATCATATGAATCTTTTCTACTAGTCCTTCAAAACAAAACCTAGAATGGGCTCTTTACATTTATAtagtacagtacagtacagtcctggtacagaaaagcgctatataaatacggaccatttaccatttaccatttatataGTGGGAAAATAAGTTTCacttcttttatctgtttttcttttctttgttttttaaaaactaaagtttTATATAAGATAAAAGTAATGTAATGATATTTGGATCTGAAAataaactactactactactactactactactactaataataataataataatgtattagtttaaaatgtttatggaTGCAGGGGGGACGTTTCGGGAACGTGTTTGAATCCTGCAAGGGCATTCGGTCCAGCTGTGATGACCAACTACTGGCTCTACCACTGGGTTTATTGGGTCGGACCAATTGGAGGAGGTCTGGTGGCCGCTGCTTTGCTCAGGTGAGAGAATATATTCAAATCTCCAtgtcttaaataaattaaaagacatGACTATCATCATCTGTCTCATGGGGCTCTCTCCTGTTTCAGGCTCATTCTCGGAGATAATAAGTTACGAGTCGTAATGAAATCATAATGTTTATTATGGGTTTATTGTCACAGAGGTGGTTATAGGAACTTGTAAACATTTATAGCCTACATACTTTAGGCTCATATAATGACTGATCTTCTATTTTTATGTCAACCTCTGTAATTCATGTCCTCATCCTGTAAAGATTCACccaagacaataaataaatgattagacataaaaataaaaagacaaattttgGGTGGCATGCAGCTTTATTATTGCGTGAATTTCTCCATGCACAACGTGATCAGTTAGTTGAGACTGCCTTCACCCAACTGCGGGGCAGCTCAGCGGTATCTCTCAGAGAGAGCCAGGGCCAAGGCGCTCAGGAATTTATCAAAGGCGACGTGAACCTCTGGGGTGAAGTCCCCGGGGAACATGATGGCAATCACCACCTGAAGGCAATGGGCCAGGATCTGCAGACAGAAGAAACCTCATTTATGGTAATCATAATAATTAAGCTCCGATGCTACTCAACAAGTCCCCTATATGCACGCAAATACTAAAGTGGAGCTGATATTCTGAACTTACCTTGAAGTTGGCCGGGTCCACCCTCATCTGGAAGGCATGCCGCTCACTGAGCTCCAGCAGGCCGTTGGTCAGGTCATCAATCACGCCCACAGCCTGAGCCACTCCACCCATGATTTTCTTGCCGTGTTTCTTTACGGGGCCAGAGCCGGGTCTCACATCTGGCCAGTGGGAGAAGTAGGTTTTGGTTTGTGGGTAAACACTGAGCAATCTGTGGAAATGGAGAGGGTATTAAGTAGTGACTAGGAAAATTGGAGATTTTCCAGTCCTGCACTTGTAGACGGAttgattaaaattattttaaatatgttggGCCGTCTAATTCTGTACTCCATTGGTCAATCGGTCAACGCGTGGTACTTTAAGATAGTACTGAGCAGAGGGATTCTGAGGTGGTGAGTTAAATCCTCCCCTAGAACAGTGATAGTTTtggttttcctcattttttcaGTAATACTGAAAAACCTGAACACTGCAGAAGTTAGTATGGCCATGCTAAACAAAACTTTTGTGGTAATAACTGTCAAATGATGACAACTTTGTTTGCATAACACAAAGTACTTCACTGTTCCAataccaaagaagaagaagaaaaaaagttcctAAGTTACAAGGGTTTTAGTTTGATGTCCACACAAGCAGCTTAGAAAATAAAGGTTAACTAAAGGCAAAGGCCCTGAGGGAGGAAAGAGTAACCAGTCTCTCCAAATTGTGCAGACATTGATGTCATGTTGCCTGACATCAGCCAAACAAGTCCATACAGGAACAACTCATCTCATAAAGCTACCTCTGAcattttaaaagacataaaGATAATGCTCACCTGCCCAGAGCATCCGCCCCAATAACATCAGCTGACTTGGAGATCTTGGCCCAAAAGGCCTTGACAACAGCCTTGTCCTTCTCTGTCAAACTCATGTCTGCTTGCTTTTctcacctgaatcaaatggtgATTTCTGGTCACTCTGgagatgtttttaaattcagtCGGCCCCCAGTTACACCCATGTTAGCGGGTGCCAGCTGGAGCCAATTGACACAGATGGATCCTTCAAACTCCCCTGATAGAAACTTTAGTGGCCAGATGCCAGTGCAATGTGCACTATCAGCTAGCCACATCAGGGGTGGCAGTTGGCAAAAATATGATCGTTTACGTATTATGTACGCACGAGATCACATTTTGGGGTCTGGGTGGGTTGAGGCTGAAGCTTTGGCTCTACTTAAGGTCACGGGAGACTTCAGGTCACACAGCAGGTCACAGAAATGATAGGGTTGCAGTGGGTACGCTGACTTAACTGCACACTCtctatgaaaaaaattaaagtaaaactcTACAGTTTAATTCTGAGACATGTTGTCT
This genomic interval carries:
- the hbae5 gene encoding hemoglobin, alpha embryonic 5, with translation MSLTEKDKAVVKAFWAKISKSADVIGADALGRLLSVYPQTKTYFSHWPDVRPGSGPVKKHGKKIMGGVAQAVGVIDDLTNGLLELSERHAFQMRVDPANFKILAHCLQVVIAIMFPGDFTPEVHVAFDKFLSALALALSERYR